One ANME-2 cluster archaeon DNA segment encodes these proteins:
- a CDS encoding ribosome assembly factor SBDS, with translation MVTLDNAVIARLKKGGKQFEVYVDPDAAFSMKRDEEIDMEKVLAVEDVFENASNGDRPAEKDIDNTFKTQDVFEIARQIIMHGEIHLTTEQRKKILEDKKRQIISMIAANAINPQTKTPHPPARIEHAMEEAGVHIDAMKSVDDQINIVMKAIRPVIPIRFEEISIAIKIGMDYAPKAYGPISKFGTLTKEEWQKDGSWIGVVTIPAGLQDDLFGLVNHLTKGNAEIKILK, from the coding sequence ATGGTTACACTGGATAATGCCGTAATTGCCAGGCTTAAGAAAGGTGGGAAGCAGTTCGAGGTATATGTAGACCCGGATGCAGCTTTTTCCATGAAAAGGGATGAAGAGATAGACATGGAAAAGGTATTGGCAGTTGAAGACGTTTTTGAAAATGCCAGCAATGGCGACCGTCCTGCAGAAAAGGATATTGATAATACATTCAAGACACAGGATGTATTTGAAATTGCCAGGCAGATCATCATGCATGGTGAGATACACCTGACAACAGAGCAGCGTAAAAAGATACTTGAGGATAAAAAACGCCAGATAATCAGCATGATCGCTGCCAATGCCATTAATCCACAGACCAAGACCCCGCATCCGCCTGCAAGGATAGAACATGCCATGGAAGAGGCGGGTGTGCATATTGATGCCATGAAGAGTGTGGATGATCAGATAAATATCGTGATGAAGGCGATACGTCCCGTAATCCCCATACGTTTTGAAGAGATTAGTATCGCAATAAAGATTGGTATGGATTATGCCCCGAAAGCTTATGGTCCTATATCTAAATTCGGCACACTCACAAAAGAAGAATGGCAAAAGGATGGTTCATGGATTGGCGTGGTCACAATACCTGCGGGTTTGCAGGACGACCTGTTCGGTCTGGTTAATCACCTGACCAAAGGAAACGCAGAGATAAAGATCCTGAAATGA
- the psmA gene encoding archaeal proteasome endopeptidase complex subunit alpha translates to MQMAPQMGYDRAITVFSPDGRLFQVEYAREAVKRGTTAIGVKAVDGVVLLVDKRITSKLLEAESIEKIFQIDDHIGAATSGLVADARALIDRARVESQINKVSYDEPIGVDVLAKKICDFKQTYTQYGGVRPFGTALLIAGVEDSVARLFETDPSGALLEYKATGIGAGRSEVMEVFEEKYTDDIKLTDAILLGLEALYNTTEGKFDASTIEVGVVELENKQFKKLNPEEVADYVNVILEAHSEEEETETEEDAESEEMTGEETGEETGEE, encoded by the coding sequence ATGCAGATGGCACCTCAAATGGGATATGATAGGGCGATAACGGTTTTCAGTCCAGACGGCAGGTTGTTCCAGGTGGAATATGCCAGAGAAGCAGTCAAACGCGGAACAACGGCAATTGGAGTAAAAGCAGTAGACGGCGTTGTGCTGCTTGTAGACAAACGAATTACAAGTAAATTACTTGAAGCTGAATCTATTGAAAAGATATTCCAGATAGACGATCATATTGGTGCAGCCACATCTGGTCTTGTGGCCGATGCCAGGGCACTGATCGACAGGGCGCGGGTAGAGTCCCAGATCAATAAAGTATCATATGATGAGCCCATTGGCGTGGATGTCCTTGCCAAGAAGATCTGCGATTTCAAGCAGACCTATACCCAGTACGGCGGCGTCAGGCCATTTGGCACGGCATTATTGATCGCCGGTGTGGAAGACTCTGTTGCAAGGCTTTTTGAGACCGACCCCAGTGGTGCCCTGCTTGAATACAAAGCTACCGGAATAGGTGCAGGCCGCTCTGAGGTGATGGAGGTCTTTGAAGAGAAGTATACTGACGACATCAAACTAACAGATGCTATCTTACTGGGTCTGGAAGCTCTTTATAATACAACAGAGGGCAAGTTTGATGCTTCTACCATCGAGGTAGGTGTGGTTGAACTTGAGAATAAGCAGTTCAAGAAACTCAATCCCGAAGAAGTTGCCGATTATGTCAATGTGATACTGGAAGCCCATTCAGAGGAAGAAGAAACCGAAACTGAAGAAGATGCTGAAAGTGAAGAGATGACCGGAGAAGAGACTGGAGAAGAGACCGGGGAAGAATAA